In Verrucomicrobiota bacterium, the following proteins share a genomic window:
- a CDS encoding stilbene synthase: MYLQGISCQTPEARFSQADCWEILQASEQFKPLKDRSKRLLEKVLTGDNGIGTRHFAMPQVERLFDLDAEELNRGFEREAPRLATTALDSALRRSYVKPQDVDALLICTCTGYLCPGVSSYVAEEMGMRSDVFLSDVVGLGCGAAIPLLRQAHALAKTDPELTIACVAVEICSAAFYLDDDPGVLISLCLFGDGAAASVWKGSPSGLNGEAVHCSHFDTLHVPEDRDLLRFENAEGKLRNRLHRSVPEKAATAVKTLFDSRMNDNVDILSHAGGRDVLDEVEKALGSPDLSHSRSILAEFGNMSSPSVLFALERFLENTKSGPLNAWATSFGAGFACHSCEFTRR, translated from the coding sequence GTGTATTTGCAGGGAATCTCATGCCAGACTCCGGAAGCTCGCTTCTCCCAAGCGGACTGTTGGGAAATTTTGCAGGCCAGCGAACAGTTCAAACCTCTAAAAGACCGGTCTAAGCGGCTTTTGGAGAAAGTTCTTACCGGCGACAACGGAATAGGAACACGCCATTTCGCGATGCCTCAAGTAGAGAGGCTGTTTGACCTGGATGCCGAGGAATTGAATCGGGGATTCGAGAGAGAGGCTCCCCGCTTGGCAACAACCGCTCTGGATTCGGCATTGAGACGGTCTTATGTGAAGCCGCAAGACGTCGACGCTTTGCTCATCTGCACTTGCACGGGTTACCTGTGTCCGGGCGTTTCCAGCTACGTGGCAGAAGAAATGGGGATGCGCTCGGATGTCTTTCTTTCTGATGTGGTTGGACTGGGATGCGGCGCTGCGATACCGCTATTGAGGCAGGCACATGCACTAGCCAAGACCGATCCGGAACTGACGATAGCTTGCGTGGCTGTCGAAATTTGCTCGGCTGCATTTTACCTGGATGATGATCCCGGGGTTTTGATTAGTCTTTGCTTGTTTGGCGATGGGGCAGCAGCGTCGGTATGGAAGGGGTCTCCTTCAGGTTTAAACGGAGAGGCGGTCCACTGCAGCCATTTTGACACTCTTCACGTTCCGGAGGACCGTGATCTCTTACGGTTCGAAAATGCGGAAGGCAAACTTCGGAATCGCTTGCATCGATCAGTTCCAGAAAAGGCTGCGACCGCAGTGAAGACACTCTTCGATAGTAGGATGAACGACAATGTCGATATTCTCTCTCATGCGGGTGGGCGCGATGTCCTAGACGAGGTGGAGAAAGCCTTGGGATCTCCCGATTTAAGTCATTCCCGATCGATTCTCGCGGAATTTGGAAACATGAGTAGTCCCTCCGTGTTGTTTGCGCTCGAACGTTTCCTAGAGAATACAAAGAGCGGGCCGCTCAATGCGTGGGCTACGTCTTTCGGTGCTGGCTTTGCCTGCCATTCCTGTGAATTTACCCGAAGGTGA
- the glnD gene encoding [protein-PII] uridylyltransferase, whose amino-acid sequence MVTLEDPLYRRVRAHAESRINFLGDDIPERAVRTEAYRNFFRLEQCMVERYHRKGDSGLRVARANAIIYDVLMEMIFKAAEVVVSHSISGWTNRVSLLALGGYGRGEMCPYSDVDILILYPSKAEAPNLSEFEKLFTEEMLYPLWDLGFTVGHSSRNVKQVLEEAAAEPKSKNALLECRFICGNPDPYRQFLKKFRPTYHHKAPLEYIDSQIRVQRERRKKSGDSIYMQEPDIKNGVGGLRDYQNALWMSRIKFDGGDLRTLLRNGILSEERASAFRESYSFLLRVRIDLHFLAKRATDVLTLERQPTVAERLGYPQTDIFERVEAFMKDYYAHAKNILRTASLVEDRILRRKLPIRSDRFRLKDVIASRKYIRAERIDGFLLKEDTLFYESKNVFDQDSIRLVKVFRIAQERGATLHPDLEELIEDKVNLLITGNHWPESLRKCFQSILREAGRVYPTLLKMHQLGVLGRLIPEFGRLTCLVQHEFFHRYTADIHTLNTIRHLDEVFQKSEEPFNYYLKAIRKTETPTLLYLILLLHDIGKADGIRGHDRRGAELAGPILGRMGVPRSLQRQILFIIENHLEMARFWQKFDLDDPVTIQSFAGLMEEESHLCYLYVHTYCDARGTAEGLWNSYKQSLHSMLYLRTLAIFTEERDPELEEQRLRSMVEEDLYSRPIASELSKDELDAHFNLLPDRYFAHNTIGEVELHLRMVHKLLTQIQSAESVGALAPVIDWKKNMELGLTVVNVVTWDRAGLFYKLAGALSVCGLNILSTKAITRTDHIAIDTFYVVGTKGEPVGGDELEKKFEDHVRSALVDGKDLMELIEVEARKSRSGFMPKPATHLPVRFEPVVNVYHELSLKRTIIEVHATDSVGLLYQISKIITEHDFDITFARIATENGVANDTFYIESIKPNEQIDNENLLALRQVLAEAVKNTEAKAS is encoded by the coding sequence ATGGTTACTCTGGAAGATCCTCTCTATCGCCGGGTAAGGGCGCATGCCGAGTCACGGATCAACTTTTTAGGGGACGACATTCCTGAGAGAGCGGTTCGCACCGAAGCATACCGCAATTTTTTCCGCCTAGAGCAGTGCATGGTGGAACGTTACCATCGTAAAGGGGACTCTGGTCTCCGGGTCGCCCGAGCAAACGCTATCATCTACGATGTGCTCATGGAAATGATTTTTAAGGCGGCTGAGGTTGTGGTCTCTCATTCCATTAGCGGTTGGACAAATCGAGTTTCTCTACTCGCCCTTGGTGGGTATGGACGAGGTGAAATGTGCCCGTACAGCGACGTCGATATTCTTATTTTATATCCTAGCAAAGCGGAGGCCCCAAACCTCAGCGAGTTCGAGAAACTCTTTACAGAGGAAATGCTCTACCCGCTCTGGGACCTCGGATTTACCGTAGGGCACTCCAGTAGGAACGTCAAACAAGTGCTCGAAGAAGCGGCCGCAGAACCAAAATCAAAGAATGCGCTGCTTGAGTGCCGCTTTATCTGCGGGAATCCTGATCCTTATCGGCAGTTTCTAAAAAAATTTCGACCAACCTACCACCATAAGGCTCCACTGGAGTACATCGACTCTCAAATCCGTGTTCAAAGGGAGAGAAGGAAGAAGTCGGGCGATTCTATCTACATGCAGGAACCGGATATCAAGAACGGTGTCGGTGGCCTTCGTGACTACCAAAACGCGCTTTGGATGAGCCGCATCAAATTCGATGGCGGAGATCTTCGGACACTGCTCAGAAACGGTATCCTTTCAGAGGAAAGAGCATCTGCATTCCGCGAATCCTACAGCTTTCTTCTCCGTGTGAGAATAGACCTCCACTTTTTAGCGAAACGCGCAACCGATGTGCTCACCCTCGAGAGGCAGCCAACCGTTGCTGAGCGCCTTGGCTATCCGCAAACCGATATATTTGAACGAGTCGAAGCGTTCATGAAAGACTACTATGCCCACGCAAAAAACATACTTCGAACAGCATCCCTCGTCGAAGATAGAATTCTAAGGCGGAAACTCCCGATTCGGTCTGATCGATTCCGCCTGAAGGATGTTATTGCTTCGCGTAAGTATATCCGTGCAGAGAGGATCGACGGTTTTCTACTCAAAGAGGACACCCTATTCTACGAATCAAAAAACGTCTTCGATCAAGATTCTATTCGATTGGTCAAAGTGTTTCGGATCGCCCAAGAAAGAGGTGCTACCCTACACCCTGATCTGGAGGAGCTGATTGAGGACAAAGTGAATCTATTGATTACCGGAAACCACTGGCCGGAATCTCTCAGAAAGTGTTTCCAATCCATTCTCAGAGAAGCAGGCAGAGTTTACCCGACTCTGCTGAAAATGCATCAGTTGGGGGTCCTGGGCCGCCTCATTCCGGAATTCGGCCGCCTTACCTGCTTGGTTCAACACGAGTTTTTTCATCGCTACACTGCTGATATCCACACTCTAAACACCATCCGCCACCTCGACGAGGTGTTTCAGAAATCAGAGGAGCCATTCAACTACTATCTTAAGGCAATCCGAAAAACAGAAACTCCAACGCTGCTCTATCTGATCCTTTTACTCCATGATATTGGAAAGGCTGACGGCATCCGCGGGCACGACCGCCGAGGAGCAGAATTGGCAGGTCCGATTCTTGGCCGGATGGGTGTCCCAAGAAGCCTCCAACGTCAAATTTTGTTTATAATCGAGAACCATCTGGAAATGGCACGATTCTGGCAGAAGTTTGACCTCGATGACCCCGTCACGATTCAGTCATTCGCAGGTCTCATGGAAGAGGAGTCTCACCTCTGCTACCTTTACGTGCACACCTACTGCGACGCTCGAGGCACCGCTGAAGGCCTCTGGAACAGCTACAAACAGTCTCTTCACTCGATGCTCTACCTTAGAACCCTCGCCATCTTTACTGAGGAGAGGGATCCGGAGTTGGAAGAACAAAGGCTCCGTTCGATGGTAGAAGAAGACCTTTATTCGCGGCCGATAGCTTCCGAGCTTTCGAAAGACGAGCTGGACGCACACTTCAATCTGCTTCCGGATCGATACTTCGCCCACAATACTATTGGAGAAGTCGAGTTGCACCTCAGGATGGTGCATAAGCTGCTTACTCAAATCCAGTCAGCTGAATCCGTCGGAGCGTTGGCTCCGGTAATTGACTGGAAGAAGAACATGGAGTTGGGCCTCACCGTAGTAAACGTCGTCACGTGGGACCGCGCTGGCCTCTTTTACAAACTCGCTGGCGCTCTCAGTGTGTGCGGGCTAAACATCCTCAGCACAAAAGCAATTACCCGGACGGACCACATTGCTATCGACACTTTTTATGTTGTCGGCACGAAGGGCGAACCCGTCGGTGGAGATGAGCTTGAAAAGAAGTTTGAAGATCACGTCCGATCGGCATTGGTCGATGGCAAAGACCTAATGGAACTCATCGAAGTCGAGGCTCGAAAAAGCCGTTCGGGTTTCATGCCGAAACCAGCCACTCATCTACCAGTGCGCTTTGAACCTGTTGTTAATGTGTACCATGAGCTTTCGCTGAAAAGAACCATCATCGAGGTCCATGCTACCGATTCCGTTGGACTGCTCTACCAAATATCCAAGATCATTACCGAGCATGACTTCGACATTACCTTCGCGAGAATAGCTACCGAAAACGGTGTTGCGAACGACACTTTCTATATCGAAAGCATCAAGCCTAACGAACAAATCGATAACGAGAACCTTCTCGCGCTGCGACAGGTTCTTGCAGAGGCAGTTAAGAATACAGAAGCTAAGGCAAGCTAG
- a CDS encoding DUF697 domain-containing protein, translating into MPGELLEGATSGRTVVPPPFNEEEVDNSTPGISSEAVGRPLQSNGRRTVFRRALGGLLVVGFGVLFFFLALEFVQTINLLLTWPAWVGWPVLGVLFALVIYAVYRLLRILWSIRRMPIIDRLEPGELNQLSGGRKEAIRDQLLKQLDYLRNQGLPEGVDIEHLLDRLESEARSHPAGEWLNDYNRLVLGPLGIEARRKVRQIALTAGASAALSPWRILDAIVAFNGAIQSAHEVLKIHGIRPDQSVAVAFAFDTFLSTFLAVVVEDVSSDLVDSLTAQVSAETGAAATKALAPKIAEGLTTAVFVRRLGNRMVRRLHPFPN; encoded by the coding sequence ATGCCCGGTGAGCTCCTGGAAGGAGCGACCTCAGGACGGACTGTTGTCCCACCCCCCTTCAATGAGGAGGAAGTTGACAATTCCACTCCAGGGATTTCCTCAGAAGCTGTAGGGAGGCCTCTTCAATCAAATGGTAGGCGGACTGTTTTTCGAAGAGCTCTAGGCGGACTCCTTGTGGTTGGTTTTGGGGTTTTGTTTTTTTTCCTCGCACTGGAATTTGTCCAAACAATCAACTTACTTCTTACATGGCCTGCTTGGGTGGGCTGGCCGGTGCTTGGGGTGCTTTTCGCACTAGTGATCTATGCAGTTTACCGGCTGCTTAGGATCCTATGGTCTATTCGACGGATGCCGATTATCGATAGGTTAGAGCCGGGAGAATTGAATCAGTTGTCAGGCGGGAGAAAGGAGGCGATCAGGGATCAGCTATTGAAGCAGTTAGACTATCTGCGGAATCAGGGTCTACCGGAGGGTGTCGACATAGAACACCTCCTCGACCGGCTGGAAAGTGAGGCAAGGTCTCATCCAGCGGGCGAGTGGCTCAATGATTACAACCGATTGGTTCTAGGACCTTTGGGAATAGAGGCGCGCAGAAAAGTAAGGCAGATTGCACTGACTGCTGGGGCGAGTGCAGCTCTTTCCCCCTGGCGAATTTTGGATGCAATAGTGGCGTTCAACGGTGCGATCCAGTCGGCTCACGAAGTTCTGAAGATCCACGGAATCAGACCGGATCAATCGGTCGCAGTTGCTTTTGCATTCGACACCTTTCTAAGCACGTTCCTTGCAGTGGTCGTAGAAGACGTTAGTTCCGACCTTGTCGATAGTCTTACCGCACAGGTTTCGGCTGAAACTGGAGCAGCCGCCACGAAAGCACTCGCTCCGAAGATTGCTGAGGGACTCACAACGGCCGTTTTTGTTAGGAGATTGGGGAACCGTATGGTTCGGCGGCTTCATCCATTTCCGAACTAG
- a CDS encoding Do family serine endopeptidase — protein sequence MTVQKSVRYSLILATIGLFAGTAIWVGADENGERSDEARELPTLLVDENPVSELANGQPVSYADVLEQATPSVVGVVTTEVVSGRRGLSQEDYMRRLFGLPPAQEPDDGDDQDERRQAVGMGSGVIVSSDGYVITNNHVVRVGRSDELADEIIVQLIDGREFTAELVGSDERTDVAVLKIDVDEELPALTIADSDLLRVGDVCFAIGNPLRVGLTVTQGLVSALGRTNIGILGFQGYEDFIQTDAAINMGNSGGALVDANGRLIGINTAIISRTGGNIGIGLAIPSSLVRYVMESLIEQGEVPRGFLGVVPGDLTPELAEAWGLSSTKGALVRQVEPEGAAKAAGIEHRDIITEVDGRFIDSGAELRIAIAQTPPGETVSLKIIRDGNEITKEVTLGSLGERMASTPRQGEEGSAIEYLVLEELTDELRSEYSIPSSVEGVLIARIERVTPRNQDFEEGMVIVEINRDKVTSLSEVADSLREGINSLYVWSRETSYDYLTYEK from the coding sequence ATGACGGTTCAAAAATCTGTTAGGTATTCGTTGATTCTGGCTACAATTGGTCTTTTTGCAGGCACAGCTATTTGGGTTGGTGCTGATGAAAACGGAGAACGAAGCGACGAAGCGAGAGAGTTACCGACACTCCTTGTAGACGAGAATCCAGTCAGCGAGTTGGCTAACGGCCAGCCTGTGAGCTATGCCGACGTTCTCGAACAGGCTACACCGTCCGTGGTGGGAGTGGTAACGACAGAGGTAGTCTCTGGACGACGGGGGCTGTCTCAAGAGGACTACATGAGGCGCTTGTTTGGTTTGCCGCCTGCGCAAGAACCTGATGATGGCGACGATCAGGACGAGAGGCGTCAAGCCGTTGGGATGGGTTCCGGAGTCATTGTATCCTCCGACGGATACGTTATCACCAACAACCACGTAGTCAGAGTGGGTCGATCTGATGAGCTGGCGGATGAGATTATCGTCCAGTTGATCGACGGAAGGGAGTTTACCGCTGAGCTTGTTGGAAGCGACGAGCGAACAGATGTCGCGGTGCTAAAAATAGATGTCGACGAGGAGCTTCCCGCACTGACAATTGCCGACAGCGACTTGTTGAGGGTGGGTGATGTTTGTTTTGCTATCGGCAATCCCTTGCGGGTTGGCCTGACAGTGACTCAGGGACTGGTGTCTGCACTTGGCCGCACAAACATCGGCATTCTCGGTTTTCAAGGCTATGAAGATTTTATCCAGACCGATGCTGCGATCAACATGGGCAATTCTGGTGGGGCGCTGGTGGATGCAAACGGGCGGTTGATTGGAATCAACACGGCAATCATTTCCAGAACCGGCGGGAATATCGGAATCGGTTTGGCGATACCTTCCAGCCTTGTCCGTTATGTGATGGAAAGTCTAATCGAGCAAGGAGAGGTGCCACGCGGTTTCTTGGGGGTTGTTCCGGGAGACCTGACACCAGAGCTGGCTGAGGCTTGGGGCCTTTCCTCTACGAAAGGGGCACTTGTTCGTCAAGTTGAGCCTGAAGGTGCAGCAAAAGCCGCTGGCATCGAACATCGCGACATCATTACCGAAGTAGACGGACGCTTCATCGACTCTGGCGCAGAGCTACGGATTGCGATCGCGCAAACTCCTCCTGGAGAAACCGTGAGTCTCAAGATCATTCGTGATGGAAATGAAATTACAAAAGAGGTAACCCTCGGCTCTCTGGGAGAGCGAATGGCATCGACTCCTCGACAGGGCGAGGAAGGTAGTGCAATTGAATATCTTGTATTAGAAGAGTTAACCGATGAACTCAGGTCTGAGTATTCAATCCCGTCTTCGGTAGAAGGGGTTCTCATCGCCCGGATTGAGCGTGTGACTCCACGGAACCAAGACTTTGAAGAAGGGATGGTTATCGTGGAGATTAACAGAGACAAGGTGACCTCTTTGAGCGAAGTTGCTGACAGCCTTCGAGAGGGGATCAATTCCCTTTATGTTTGGAGTAGGGAGACTTCTTACGACTACCTCACTTACGAGAAGTAG
- a CDS encoding DUF4212 domain-containing protein: MISEPNTPSTSDSERDSRILKSYWRKNLGLMLVLLLIWAGVSLGCGILFADSLNQYYLPMTGYPLGFWFAQQGSIIVFVLLILIYALAMNQLDKAHQKSRTSGKDTPS; this comes from the coding sequence ATGATTTCGGAACCAAATACCCCTTCCACATCAGATTCTGAGAGAGATTCGCGAATCTTAAAGAGCTACTGGCGGAAAAACCTCGGCTTGATGCTGGTTCTTCTACTGATCTGGGCGGGCGTGAGTCTCGGCTGCGGAATACTTTTCGCCGACTCCCTCAACCAATACTACCTTCCCATGACCGGATATCCACTCGGCTTCTGGTTTGCTCAGCAAGGAAGCATTATAGTCTTCGTTCTCCTGATTCTGATCTATGCATTGGCGATGAACCAATTAGACAAAGCCCATCAAAAGAGCAGGACGTCTGGTAAAGACACTCCCTCATGA
- a CDS encoding sodium:solute symporter family protein — MTVQGWTYLFVGLTFALYLGIAWWSRVRDTKGFYVAGRGVPAAANGMATAADWMSAASFISMAGLVSTMGYAGGVYLMGWTGGFVLLALLLAPYLRKFGHFTVPDFMGDRYDSKLVRIVAVICALFISFTYVAGQMRGVGVVFSRFLEVDVNVGVVVGMVIVFVYATLGGMKGITWTQVAQYWVLITAFLVPAIAISIKLTDTGIPQIGLGSEIKETTVSLLARLDGIQEEFGFGPYTEPFVGKWDKVNVFFVALALMVGTAGLPHVIVRFYTVKSPKAARWSGFWALLFIAFLYLTAPAIAGFARYFMLDSLNSAKEEQLPDWFESWEKTGLILWFDDGDDAVRYSAGDRNEIFRAGSISGPELARISRNHQQWIESKGERGTDARTLLTEEGLSGPDRDIIVLATPEMAELSNWIIAFVAAGGLAAALSTASGLLLVISSSVAHDLYYKILNPSASEKQRLLVGRGTIGLAVVVAGLFGIYPPGFVGQVVAFAFGFAAASFFPVIVLGIFWKRVGTIPALCGMVAGIGVTAYYVVGVVFFGMDKWTLGLSAQGIDPQGVGTFGMVVNLVVTVALTPLFPAPSKKVQALVDRVREPEGWSPPINIDESTKQ, encoded by the coding sequence ATGACAGTTCAGGGCTGGACCTATCTTTTCGTGGGGCTCACTTTTGCGCTCTACCTCGGAATCGCATGGTGGAGTCGAGTCCGCGATACCAAGGGTTTCTACGTTGCCGGACGTGGGGTTCCTGCAGCCGCTAATGGAATGGCTACAGCAGCGGACTGGATGAGTGCTGCCTCATTCATCTCGATGGCAGGCCTTGTCTCGACCATGGGTTATGCTGGTGGCGTGTACCTGATGGGGTGGACTGGTGGTTTTGTGCTTCTGGCCCTTCTTCTCGCTCCTTACCTTCGCAAGTTCGGCCATTTCACCGTGCCGGATTTCATGGGCGACCGCTACGATTCGAAACTGGTTCGGATAGTCGCCGTGATCTGCGCTCTTTTCATCAGCTTTACGTACGTGGCGGGTCAGATGCGTGGTGTCGGCGTTGTCTTTTCCCGATTTCTTGAGGTCGACGTCAACGTCGGAGTCGTCGTCGGTATGGTCATCGTTTTTGTTTACGCAACGCTGGGCGGGATGAAGGGAATCACCTGGACTCAGGTAGCGCAGTACTGGGTCCTCATCACTGCCTTTCTCGTCCCCGCAATTGCGATTTCCATTAAGCTGACGGACACCGGCATCCCTCAAATTGGACTCGGGTCTGAGATCAAAGAAACAACCGTCAGTCTTCTCGCCCGTTTGGATGGGATTCAGGAGGAATTTGGGTTTGGGCCTTATACCGAACCTTTCGTCGGAAAATGGGACAAGGTAAACGTCTTTTTCGTGGCGCTCGCTCTGATGGTTGGAACCGCCGGCCTGCCTCACGTAATCGTCCGATTCTACACGGTCAAAAGTCCAAAAGCTGCTCGCTGGAGTGGCTTTTGGGCACTTCTGTTTATCGCATTCCTCTACCTGACGGCACCTGCAATCGCTGGATTTGCACGATACTTCATGCTCGATTCCCTCAACAGTGCGAAGGAGGAACAGCTTCCGGACTGGTTTGAAAGCTGGGAGAAAACGGGCCTTATCCTGTGGTTTGATGACGGAGATGATGCCGTTCGCTACAGCGCTGGAGATAGAAATGAAATTTTCCGGGCTGGTTCCATTTCAGGTCCGGAGCTAGCCAGAATTAGCCGGAACCACCAGCAATGGATCGAGTCCAAGGGAGAGCGCGGAACCGACGCGAGAACACTGCTGACCGAGGAAGGGCTCAGTGGCCCGGATCGGGACATCATCGTTCTTGCGACTCCTGAAATGGCAGAGTTATCCAATTGGATCATTGCTTTTGTAGCTGCGGGTGGTCTTGCGGCTGCACTGTCAACGGCCAGTGGCCTACTACTCGTCATTTCTTCCAGTGTAGCCCACGACCTGTATTACAAGATTCTCAATCCTTCTGCTTCGGAAAAACAAAGACTTTTAGTCGGGCGGGGCACTATTGGACTTGCAGTGGTTGTTGCGGGACTGTTCGGGATCTACCCTCCCGGATTTGTGGGCCAGGTGGTTGCGTTCGCATTCGGCTTTGCCGCAGCGAGCTTTTTTCCCGTCATCGTGCTCGGCATCTTTTGGAAGCGGGTCGGGACGATACCCGCTCTATGCGGAATGGTCGCTGGAATCGGAGTGACTGCGTACTACGTAGTTGGAGTCGTCTTTTTCGGAATGGATAAGTGGACCCTTGGGCTAAGCGCCCAAGGTATTGATCCTCAAGGCGTGGGAACTTTCGGCATGGTGGTTAATCTCGTGGTTACCGTGGCCCTGACACCTCTTTTCCCGGCACCGTCGAAAAAAGTCCAAGCTCTCGTCGACCGAGTTCGTGAGCCGGAAGGGTGGTCGCCACCGATCAACATCGACGAAAGCACCAAACAGTAG
- a CDS encoding MFS transporter, whose translation MSRLARKLAIRLGKEEQANTDPWFWGYLFQGAVILGMMPILIPILVARNGSPSAVGLVVGAFYFGQVFSPLVGKIADKTQWFAGFFLGGFVLIAAGSAGFVFVDSTRLWVMCALLLGIGAGMTNTTAFSYIVEFRPHDEWDRHLGWLQTFYGTGQAMGLLLAALLQSFTAFGMVLCAILMIPGLLLARVGLPAVGKGKNKGEVRREQKVHHRKPTMGPAISPACVVRHYEHFSLDGFFGGLSKLFSKYVLWITSWFFLMIGFWMIMNFLPLMMKSNYGITAAQSSLCYGIAATIGIFLYAPSGSWSEKIGSSRVVLVGAIGLIISNVSLVLLIPAPSVLQMILVPLSFGILPIAWSPLIVGGSALAGELAEFSQGAAMGIFNAAMAVASVGAAVVGGFIAQEYSYGMVTTVASVAAVAGTVLLVPLLGKSARSDIER comes from the coding sequence GTGTCCAGGCTTGCCAGGAAACTTGCCATTCGCCTTGGGAAAGAGGAGCAGGCCAACACCGATCCTTGGTTTTGGGGCTATCTGTTTCAAGGGGCGGTTATTCTTGGGATGATGCCAATTCTTATCCCGATCCTTGTTGCGCGAAATGGGTCTCCTTCTGCTGTCGGTCTGGTCGTGGGTGCATTTTATTTTGGGCAGGTGTTCTCGCCACTGGTAGGGAAGATTGCCGATAAGACGCAATGGTTTGCGGGGTTTTTTCTCGGAGGCTTTGTTCTGATTGCAGCTGGATCAGCTGGATTCGTCTTTGTGGATTCGACTCGTCTCTGGGTGATGTGTGCGCTTCTGCTAGGAATTGGTGCCGGTATGACAAATACCACTGCATTTAGCTACATCGTTGAATTTCGCCCTCACGATGAGTGGGATAGGCATCTGGGATGGCTTCAGACGTTTTATGGAACCGGGCAAGCTATGGGTTTATTACTAGCAGCACTTCTTCAGTCCTTTACTGCTTTCGGAATGGTGCTTTGCGCAATCCTCATGATTCCAGGACTCCTTCTTGCGCGAGTGGGTTTGCCTGCAGTTGGGAAAGGCAAAAACAAGGGTGAAGTGAGACGGGAACAGAAGGTTCATCATCGCAAACCGACCATGGGTCCTGCTATCTCGCCAGCGTGTGTTGTTCGCCACTACGAGCACTTTTCCTTGGACGGCTTCTTCGGTGGCCTGAGTAAGCTTTTCAGCAAGTACGTCTTGTGGATCACCAGCTGGTTCTTTCTAATGATAGGGTTCTGGATGATCATGAATTTTCTCCCGCTCATGATGAAATCCAACTACGGGATTACTGCTGCACAATCATCCCTTTGTTATGGAATCGCGGCCACTATCGGGATTTTTCTTTACGCTCCGTCTGGTTCTTGGTCAGAGAAAATCGGGAGTTCCCGGGTCGTCCTGGTAGGAGCAATTGGTCTCATCATCTCCAACGTTTCACTGGTCCTGCTCATCCCGGCGCCATCGGTCCTGCAGATGATACTCGTGCCCCTTTCCTTTGGGATTTTACCGATTGCCTGGTCGCCATTGATCGTGGGTGGCTCCGCTCTTGCTGGCGAATTGGCCGAGTTCTCCCAGGGGGCTGCCATGGGGATCTTTAACGCGGCTATGGCTGTCGCTAGCGTGGGAGCAGCGGTCGTCGGTGGATTCATTGCACAGGAATACAGTTACGGTATGGTGACCACGGTGGCATCCGTGGCGGCGGTCGCGGGAACAGTTTTACTGGTTCCGTTGCTGGGAAAATCCGCGCGATCGGATATCGAACGTTGA